The genomic region CCGCATCGGGTGCCGTTGAAAAGTTTAATATCATTTCGGGATACTCAAAAGGTTTGAGCGGCTCCATCGAAGGAGTGGTTCAAGCGATGGACGAGCAGGAAGAAAACGGAAAAATCATCTGGGGTATTATCAACGATGTTACCGGCGTGACAAACGAGGTAAAAAGCGGTTCCGGCGATATGCTTGCCGACGGTGAGAAGGTCGTTTCAGCAACAAAGCGGCTGGACGATTTAACGCGTATCTTGCGGGAAAATATCGAGAATATCGCTTCTCAGACGGAGCTGATCAATGAAGCGGCACAAGAGTCTCTTGAAATTGCCGTAAAAAATAAGCAAAGTATAGACGGTCTTGTCTTGGAAGTAGGCAAGTTTAAAACAGAGAAATAATCACAGAAGGTTTGCGTTGCAAACTCGATTATTTACGGATGCGCGTAAGGCGCATGACTAAAGGTTTTTTCGGATGTTGAAACATCCTGCAAAACCTTTTATAGGAGATATGATAAAAGTACCGTCTGAAATGGCGCCGGTACTTTTTATCTCAAGTTTGCGTTGCAAACTCGATTATTTACGGATGCGCGTAACGCGCATGACTAAAGGTTTTTTCGGATGTTGAAACATCCTGCAAAACCTTTTATAGGAGAAGGTATGAAAACAGTAAGAGTAACTTTCGGCCTGTTGTGTATGGTAGCATTGATTGTACTGACAACGATAGGCTGTGAAAAGAAAGAAAGCGGAGAGAAATCCGAGCATCACCTTGATAGGACAAAAGAGTTCGTCACGGTTGCAACAGGCCCGACAAGCGGTATTTATTTCCCGATCGGCGGAGCTTTTGCCGAAGCCTTAAAATCGGCTGGGTATAATACCAGTTCACAAGCGACCGGCGCGTCAGCCGAAAATATTTCGATGATCTCCAAAGGAGAGGCTGAGCTTGCAATCGCAATGCAGGACTCCGTCATGCAAGCATATAAGGGCTTCGGCGCCTATGAAGGTAAAGCAAATCCTAAGCTGAGAGCATGTATGCGTTTGTGGCCGAATTACGTACAGCTCGTAACGCTGCGTAAATCCGGTATTAAAACCGTCGCAGACCTGAAGGGAAAACGTGTCGGTGTCGGTGCTGCAAACTCCGGTGTTGAGTTAAATGCCCGTATGATTTATGAAGCCTATGGGTTGACATACTCCGATAGCAAGGTTGACTATTTGTCTTACGGTGAAGCAATCGATCAAATGAAAAACGGTCAGTGCGATGCAGCTTTTGTTACCTCCGGTTTGCCGAACGGAACGATTATGGAGCTTGCTACCAGCTATGATATGGAAATTGTTCCTATTGATGGGGCAGGTAGAGATGCGCTGATTCAAAAGTATCCGTTTTTCTCGCAAACGATTATTCCGGCAAACACTTATAACAACACAACAGATGTAGATACTGTCTTTGTATATAACATCATGTTGGTAAACAGCGACCTTTCCGAGGATGTCGTGTACGATATGCTGACTGTTATCTTCGATAATATTTCGACGATTAAAGCATCGCACAATGCGGCAAATAAGCATATCGATTTGTCCTTCGGTGTAGAGGATGTAAAAATTCCACTGCATCCGGGCGCTGCAAAGTTCTGGCAGGAAAAAGGCTTTAAGACTCCACAGAATTAACGGATACGTTGGATGGAACGGCTTTTTGTTGTATTGCGGCTCATGCCTATGCGGACATCCTTGCATAAAGCGTGTCCGTTTATTTTTTTCGTATTGCTGCTGACAAGCTGTTCCTCCAGTGAGTCTGTCGAAATTTCAAATCAGGTAACGAAAGAACGATATTGTATACAGACAGTGCAGATAGGCGATGTTCTTTCGTTTGAGTGGGAACATTCGTTTGAACATATCTTATGGAAAGAGTTTTATCGGGTAACCGATGAACATACGTTTAAACTTTTTACCATTGCCGTTCAAGGTTTCGGTGCCGGTATTCCGGCGGAGATGGACTGTACTTACCGATATGAGGACGGGTTTATCTATATGGAACATATAGAAGGCAGCGTGTTCAAAGAGTTTAATTGGATCCATTCGCAAAAGCATCTCAAAAATATCACGATAAATGATACCGTGCTCATACGGGGAGAAGAACTTCCCCAGCGGGCAAAAATACGGCTAAGCTTACAGAGACTTAGAAAGCCTTCCTATAACCAAAATAACAAAACGATTCTGTAATTTTGCAGGCTTTTTGGTTTTTAGATAGCTAAAATGAGGAGCGATGCCGTTGGAAATAACAAACAGCTTTGACTTATAGTCATGTGCCGTAAGTTGGTTTGCAATATTGCGCATAAAGGACGGTATCTTAAGCGGCGGAACCACGAATTTGTCAATAGCCTCTTTCCCCGTACTTATAATTTTTACTTCGTATCCGATATTTCGGAGTTTTTATTGTGTGAAATTCCGATGGAGAATACCTCATTGCATATTTTACGATTTTATGGCATATACCGATTATGACTTCAATTATTTCGTGGAACGTAAACGGCATCCGCGCCGCCCAAAAAAAAGGTTTTTTGGAATGGCTTTATATCGAAAACCCTGATGTACTGTGTTTACAGGAAACAAAGGCTCGGAAAGAGCAGCTGACTTCAGAATTGATCAACCCTGTTTGGAAAGAAGGCGTCTATAAAACATATTGGCAGGCAGCAAAAAAGCCCGGCTATTCGGGAACCGCCGTCTTCTGCAAAAAGGAACCGCTCAATATCCGCACGATGAACATTCCCGCCTTTGACGATGAGGGACGAGTGCTGGTAGCCGATTTTAAGACGGTATCGGTTATTTCCGCCTATTTTCCTAATTCCCAAGAAGGAGGAGCTCGGCTCGGCTATAAGCTCGATTTTTGCGCTGCGATGCTTGAGTTTTGTAATGCACTGCAAAAAGAAGGTCGGCATATTGTACTCTGCGGGGACTACAATATTGCGCATAATCCCATAGATCTTGCCAATCCAAAGGCAAACGAGCAAAATCCCGGCTATCTACCCGAAGAGCGGGCATGGATGGATACCTTTACGCAGGCGGGATACACCGACACTTTCCGGCATTTTTGTGCGGAACCTCATCAATATACGTGGTGGAGCTACCGTTTCCATGCCCGCGAGAAAAATATCGGGTGGAGAATAGACTATCACTGTGTAGACAACGCCTTTTTACCGAATATTTGCGAATCATCAATTAAAGCCGATGTATTGGGTTCCGACCATTGCCCCATCAAGTTGGTCTATAAGGAATAATGCGGCAGGCTATGTTTGCGGTATCGTGTACAATGCTTGTAACCGTACCTTGACATTTTTTATGTCATTATTATGATACAACACATGAAAA from Treponema vincentii harbors:
- a CDS encoding TAXI family TRAP transporter solute-binding subunit codes for the protein MKTVRVTFGLLCMVALIVLTTIGCEKKESGEKSEHHLDRTKEFVTVATGPTSGIYFPIGGAFAEALKSAGYNTSSQATGASAENISMISKGEAELAIAMQDSVMQAYKGFGAYEGKANPKLRACMRLWPNYVQLVTLRKSGIKTVADLKGKRVGVGAANSGVELNARMIYEAYGLTYSDSKVDYLSYGEAIDQMKNGQCDAAFVTSGLPNGTIMELATSYDMEIVPIDGAGRDALIQKYPFFSQTIIPANTYNNTTDVDTVFVYNIMLVNSDLSEDVVYDMLTVIFDNISTIKASHNAANKHIDLSFGVEDVKIPLHPGAAKFWQEKGFKTPQN
- a CDS encoding DUF1850 domain-containing protein, whose protein sequence is MERLFVVLRLMPMRTSLHKACPFIFFVLLLTSCSSSESVEISNQVTKERYCIQTVQIGDVLSFEWEHSFEHILWKEFYRVTDEHTFKLFTIAVQGFGAGIPAEMDCTYRYEDGFIYMEHIEGSVFKEFNWIHSQKHLKNITINDTVLIRGEELPQRAKIRLSLQRLRKPSYNQNNKTIL
- a CDS encoding exodeoxyribonuclease III, translated to MTSIISWNVNGIRAAQKKGFLEWLYIENPDVLCLQETKARKEQLTSELINPVWKEGVYKTYWQAAKKPGYSGTAVFCKKEPLNIRTMNIPAFDDEGRVLVADFKTVSVISAYFPNSQEGGARLGYKLDFCAAMLEFCNALQKEGRHIVLCGDYNIAHNPIDLANPKANEQNPGYLPEERAWMDTFTQAGYTDTFRHFCAEPHQYTWWSYRFHAREKNIGWRIDYHCVDNAFLPNICESSIKADVLGSDHCPIKLVYKE